DNA sequence from the Thiosulfativibrio zosterae genome:
TTTCCCAAACCTTATTGCTGTCTTGTGGCGCAATCATGGAAACGGCATAAGCACCGCGGTTTTTTAACCAGGCCTGGTCATTTTTAAGGCGTTTTTGCAGGTTTTCAGCCTCTTCATCAAACAGTTCAATCACCAAAACCGCTTGCGGATCACCTTCTATCCAAAAACGATTTTGCTGTTGCTCACGATTATTCAGCGTGCCATCCAGCGTCGCCTTATCAATTAACTCAACCGCCGCAGGTTTAAACGCCAAATAATCTGGCACACACTCCAACGCAGCACGCACCGAATTAAAATGGGCGCACAACAGCTGCCGATGTTTGGGCAACGCCACCAAGTTGAGCGTTGCCGTTTTGATGATGGCGAGCGTGCCTTCGCTACCGCAAATCAAAGGCGTTAGATTAAAGGGTTTGCCGTCAGGGTTAAAGGGTTGATGATGACGATAGAGTTCATCCAATGCATAACCGGTGTTACGGCGTTTAATACTGGGATGCGGAAAGTTGTCTAAAATCGCTTGGCCGTGTTGTTCAAGGATTTCAATGACCGTGCGATAAATCTCGCCCTCAAGATTTTGCAATTGTAATTTGGCGTGAAGTTCTGCCGAGCTGAGTTCTTTAAACTCTGTTTCCGAACCATCCGCCAAAATCACTTCAACCGATTTCACATGTTCGCGTGTCGTGCCGTAATAAACCGAGTAAGAACCACAAGAATTATTACCAATCATACCGCCAATCATGGCGCGGTTTGAGGTTGAAGTATCCGGCGCAAAACGCAGGTTATGCGCCTTAACCACATCATTCAAATCATCCTGAATCACCCCAGGCTCAACCATCACTTCTTTGCGCTCAGGCGAAAACCCTAAAATGTGCGTTAAATGCTGAGAAACATCAACAATCACACCCGATCCAATCGCCTGCCCACCCAAAGAAGTACCGCCTGCGCGTAGCGTGATAGGCTGATTTTTAGATATTACAGTTTTAACCGTTTGTGCTAAATCGTATATTGTTTTTGGCGAATTAACCGTAAGTGGAATGATTTCATAAATGGAAGCATCCGTTCTAAACAAATGACTCATAACTAGCGAAACTTAGTGGTGTGTGGGTTTTCTTTGGGTTGGCGCACACCGCGTTTTAACTCAAGCAAACAGGCTTGATACACTAATATGTAGATGCTTCGTTGCAACGCCATATAAAGCCCTGCCCAACCATCTAGAAAGCCCAATTTGAAAATGTAGCGGCGAATAAACTTCCAAAAGGCACCCGCCGTTTTCCAAGCACTGAAACGCGCGCCCTTTTCATAATCCACTTCGGCTTCAATGGTAGCCAGCTTAAAGCTTTTACCCCACCAAAAATCTAAGGTCGGCGCCATGTCATGCCTGACAACCCCCTCTAAAGTGGCGCGCTTGACATCTTCACAAATATAGGTGTGTTGCGAATCACAATAACTGACTTGGTTACGATTCACTAAACGAATATTTTTTTCAATTGAGCCGCCATATTTCAACCAATGACCCAACAAGGCATTTTGCCGCTTAATGCGATAGGCTAAATAGTGCGGCGTGGACTCCATGAGTTTGCGAATATTCTGCGCCAACTCCAGCGTGACCACTTCATCCTGATCGGTGAAAAACACCCAATCATGCGACGCGTTATTCAAGGCAAATTGCAATTGCAGCCCATACCCCGGCCAAGCATTTTGTAGCACTCTTACTCCGAGAGACTGGGCTATTTCAACCGTTTTATCGGCACTAAAGGAATCCACTATCATCACCTCATCTGCCCACATAAGACTTTCTAGACAGCCCTTAAGGTATTTTTCTGCGTTATAGGTCAGAACAAAAGCGGTAATTTTGTGAGCCATAAGATTCCCTAAATATGAACATCTGTTGTGCGTGGTGTTTGGATCGAAACAGGTGGTTTAAATAGCCAGTATAAGTACACTAAAAATAATATTAATAAACCGATGACTCTTAAATTGAAATCCCAAGACCAATCATGAATAAAGGTCCCCCTAAACAAATCTGAAGTAGACATGGATGTTAAAACAAAGAGACTTATTAAGGCCCAGATCATCTCGCTCTTACTATTTTCATTAAAGTGCCATAATTGCCACAAGGTAATAAGATAGACAGGCCCTAAAAAAACCAATGTTGGCCCTTCTGTTCTTGGACTAAAAACCAAAATATACATGAGTGAAGCCGCCAATATCATCATGAGTTGAGGCTGAGTAAAATGATGTTTTTGCGTGATCCAACGCTGAACTAAAACAGCAATCCCAACCAATGCCGCAAAAAACAGCATAATCAAAAAATAAGACTCTGCAAAAACTAAATTAAAGTTAACCTGCAAAAAAGCTCTTAAGTTTAAGAAAAAATGAATATAGGG
Encoded proteins:
- a CDS encoding glycosyltransferase family 2 protein gives rise to the protein MAHKITAFVLTYNAEKYLKGCLESLMWADEVMIVDSFSADKTVEIAQSLGVRVLQNAWPGYGLQLQFALNNASHDWVFFTDQDEVVTLELAQNIRKLMESTPHYLAYRIKRQNALLGHWLKYGGSIEKNIRLVNRNQVSYCDSQHTYICEDVKRATLEGVVRHDMAPTLDFWWGKSFKLATIEAEVDYEKGARFSAWKTAGAFWKFIRRYIFKLGFLDGWAGLYMALQRSIYILVYQACLLELKRGVRQPKENPHTTKFR